From the Gordonia bronchialis DSM 43247 genome, one window contains:
- a CDS encoding acyl-CoA dehydrogenase family protein, with translation MDFELSDEQTMLRDTVREVLTRTYDVETLRKVTDSELGWDKGVWKSLADIGILGLTIPEEDGGMGAGPVEFASVMTELGRANAPEPYLDSVLVPSSLVAATADGDTRAELLGGLASGELLMAFAHLEPGDRWPGAKVATTASGDTISGTKTLVGHGDCADKLVVSARTDDGIGLYLVDADASGVTRTAYRTSDRRRGAQFEFADAPATRLGSGDATQAIADAEVGIQTALCAEALGAMERSLDLTVEYLKTRKQFGVTLATFQTLTQRAADMYVLLELARSMSLYATTALASGICDPAIASRAKLQICRSGRGIGQEAVQMHGGIGMTAEYPVGHYLSRLTAISHTLGGADDHVAALANSVSDYDMVMVG, from the coding sequence ATGGATTTCGAACTCTCCGACGAACAGACGATGTTGCGGGACACCGTCCGTGAGGTGCTGACCCGCACCTACGACGTGGAGACCCTGCGCAAGGTCACCGACAGCGAGCTCGGCTGGGACAAGGGGGTGTGGAAGTCGCTGGCCGACATCGGCATCCTCGGCCTCACCATCCCCGAGGAGGACGGCGGCATGGGTGCCGGACCCGTCGAGTTCGCCAGTGTCATGACCGAGCTCGGCCGTGCCAATGCCCCTGAGCCGTACCTGGATTCGGTGCTCGTTCCGAGCTCGCTGGTGGCCGCGACCGCCGACGGTGACACTCGCGCCGAGCTGCTCGGCGGCCTGGCCTCGGGCGAGCTGCTGATGGCCTTCGCGCACCTCGAGCCGGGCGATCGCTGGCCCGGTGCCAAGGTCGCCACCACCGCGTCCGGCGACACCATCTCCGGAACCAAAACCCTTGTCGGCCATGGTGACTGTGCAGACAAGCTGGTCGTGTCCGCCCGCACCGACGACGGCATCGGCCTGTACCTGGTGGACGCCGACGCCAGCGGTGTCACCCGCACCGCCTACCGCACCAGCGACCGTCGTCGGGGTGCGCAGTTCGAGTTCGCCGACGCCCCGGCCACGCGCCTCGGGAGCGGCGACGCCACGCAGGCCATCGCCGACGCCGAGGTCGGAATCCAGACCGCGCTGTGCGCCGAGGCCCTCGGCGCGATGGAACGGTCCCTCGACCTCACCGTCGAATATCTCAAGACGCGCAAGCAGTTCGGCGTCACCCTGGCGACCTTCCAGACACTCACCCAACGGGCCGCCGACATGTACGTGCTGCTCGAGCTCGCCCGCAGCATGAGTCTGTACGCGACCACCGCCTTGGCGTCGGGCATCTGCGATCCGGCGATCGCCTCCCGCGCCAAGCTGCAGATCTGCCGGTCCGGTCGCGGCATCGGTCAGGAGGCCGTCCAGATGCACGGCGGTATCGGCATGACCGCCGAATACCCGGTGGGCCACTACCTGAGCCGCCTGACCGCCATCTCACACACCCTCGGCGGAGCCGACGACCACGTAGCCGCCCTTGCCAATTCGGTGAGCGACTACGACATGGTGATGGTCGGCTGA
- a CDS encoding acyl-CoA dehydrogenase family protein yields MHLKFSPEEEAFREEIRGIFAKVPEDIRERNEAGKLNYPDDLVTTTRILNEHGVAVPGWPVEWGGKNWTPIESHIYREEMALMHVPDLLPFNAGMIGPVIAQFGSQEMKERFLPKTANLDIWWCQGFSEPEAGSDLASLKTRAVRDGDHYVVNGQKTWTTLGQYADWIFCLARTNPDVKKQAGISMLLFPMDTPGVELRPIQLIDGSFEVNEVFFNDVRVPVENLVGNENEGWTQAKFLLGNERSGIARVGHTKTRLARAKELARETPTADGGTLLEDPLFAARLAEIENELLALELTQLRVAASSADGKPNPASSLLKLKGSQLQQAATELIADIAGQDSLPVSGIEAGAANGTADVAAPEWAQLSAPTYLNYRKVSIYGGSSEVQRQIIDKAVLGL; encoded by the coding sequence ATGCATCTCAAGTTCAGCCCCGAAGAAGAGGCGTTCCGCGAGGAGATCCGCGGCATCTTTGCCAAGGTGCCCGAGGACATCCGCGAGCGGAACGAGGCCGGCAAGCTCAACTACCCCGACGATCTCGTCACCACCACGCGCATCCTCAACGAGCACGGCGTCGCGGTGCCCGGATGGCCGGTCGAATGGGGCGGCAAGAACTGGACCCCCATCGAATCGCACATCTACCGCGAGGAGATGGCGCTGATGCATGTGCCGGATCTGCTGCCGTTCAACGCGGGCATGATCGGTCCGGTGATCGCGCAGTTCGGGTCACAGGAGATGAAGGAGCGGTTCCTGCCCAAGACCGCGAACCTCGACATCTGGTGGTGCCAGGGCTTCTCCGAACCCGAGGCCGGCTCCGACCTCGCCTCCCTCAAGACCCGTGCGGTCCGCGACGGCGACCACTACGTCGTCAACGGTCAGAAGACGTGGACCACGCTCGGCCAGTACGCCGACTGGATCTTCTGCCTGGCCCGCACCAACCCCGACGTGAAGAAGCAGGCCGGCATCTCGATGCTGCTCTTCCCGATGGACACCCCCGGCGTCGAACTGCGACCGATTCAGCTCATCGACGGCAGCTTCGAGGTCAACGAGGTCTTCTTCAACGACGTCCGCGTGCCGGTGGAGAACCTGGTCGGAAACGAGAACGAGGGTTGGACGCAGGCCAAGTTCCTGCTCGGCAACGAGCGCAGCGGTATCGCCCGCGTGGGTCACACCAAGACCCGCCTGGCCCGCGCCAAGGAACTCGCCCGTGAGACACCGACCGCCGACGGCGGCACCCTGCTCGAGGACCCGCTGTTCGCCGCGCGTCTTGCCGAGATCGAAAACGAGCTCCTCGCACTGGAATTGACGCAGCTTCGGGTTGCGGCATCCTCGGCCGACGGCAAGCCGAACCCGGCGTCGTCGTTGCTGAAACTCAAGGGCAGCCAGCTGCAGCAGGCCGCCACCGAGTTGATCGCCGACATCGCCGGCCAGGATTCGCTGCCGGTGTCCGGTATCGAAGCGGGTGCGGCCAACGGGACCGCCGATGTGGCGGCACCGGAGTGGGCGCAGCTGTCGGCGCCGACCTACCTCAACTACCGCAAGGTCTCGATCTACGGCGGTTCCTCCGAGGTGCAGCGCCAGATCATCGACAAGGCCGTGCTCGGCCTGTAA
- a CDS encoding TetR/AcrR family transcriptional regulator: MTTETPADDVAVGDRSARTRPGGRSARVQRAVYRAVGQLVDGGHGASMTIPQVAERAGVNPTTVYRRWGTVDALLSEVAVFVLTREEHIPDLGRLRDDLLEWVDTMAVDIDKPDRRAHLRAMVSARDGEIELCPCWEFRKRQAVVMVERAVERGEQSPTVDQILDHIIAPLYGKSVFGLAIDREFGARLVEDVMSMAPDPRP, encoded by the coding sequence ATGACTACGGAGACACCTGCCGACGACGTCGCGGTCGGAGACCGGTCCGCGCGCACACGTCCCGGGGGACGGAGTGCGCGGGTCCAGCGTGCGGTGTACCGCGCGGTCGGCCAGCTCGTCGACGGCGGACACGGCGCGTCGATGACGATCCCGCAGGTGGCCGAGCGGGCCGGGGTCAACCCAACGACGGTCTATCGGCGGTGGGGAACAGTGGACGCACTGCTCAGCGAGGTGGCGGTGTTTGTCCTGACCCGCGAGGAGCACATCCCGGACCTGGGCCGCCTGCGCGACGACCTGCTCGAATGGGTCGACACCATGGCCGTCGACATCGACAAACCCGACCGTCGTGCCCACCTGCGAGCGATGGTGAGTGCGCGCGACGGCGAGATCGAGCTCTGCCCGTGCTGGGAGTTCCGCAAGCGGCAGGCCGTCGTCATGGTCGAACGGGCCGTCGAACGTGGTGAGCAGTCGCCGACGGTGGATCAGATCCTCGACCACATCATCGCCCCGCTCTACGGGAAATCGGTCTTTGGGCTCGCGATCGACCGGGAATTCGGGGCGCGGCTCGTCGAAGACGTCATGTCGATGGCGCCCGACCCCAGGCCCTGA
- a CDS encoding amidase: MKRVHAFGDDCLGELDGVGVAQAIAAGQFSASDAVEAALERIDAVNPTLGAVAHDDRERARKRAVDNDFPSGSFVGVPSIIKNNTAFAGLPTQHGSAAVPATPAAANEAFTDQLLATGINIVGASTLPAFGLTATTEFVDRDPTRNPWDTDYSCGASSGGSAALVAAGALPIAHANDGGGSIRIPAAACGLVGLKPSRDRVAPPKEGEAAPIDIISNGIVSRTVRDTAHFIADAERFRAAPGMPAVGLVEGPGQRRLRIALVTEPLTGQLLDPDTQRAVTAIADLLENLGHRTEMVPLPVDRSYATQFTDYWALMAYSLDHFGKRIIDKGFDRSQLDPFTRGLSRMALRRFWRIPGAIRGLKRSTAAFRGMFDRFELVLSPTLAHITPEIGYLDPAGDFDEIFERLTRYVAFTPANNTAGMPGISLPLAQDNRGLPIGIHFSADVGHERTLLEIGFELEAAQPFARIQDAVG, translated from the coding sequence ATGAAGCGAGTGCACGCGTTCGGCGACGATTGTCTCGGCGAACTCGACGGGGTGGGGGTCGCGCAGGCGATCGCGGCAGGGCAGTTCTCGGCGTCGGATGCGGTAGAAGCCGCGCTCGAGCGGATCGACGCCGTGAACCCGACGCTGGGAGCGGTGGCCCACGACGACCGCGAACGGGCCCGCAAACGGGCCGTCGACAACGACTTCCCGAGCGGTTCATTCGTCGGCGTGCCGTCGATCATCAAGAACAACACCGCGTTCGCCGGACTCCCGACGCAGCACGGTTCGGCCGCGGTGCCCGCCACCCCGGCCGCCGCAAATGAGGCATTCACCGACCAGTTGCTCGCCACCGGCATCAACATCGTCGGGGCGTCGACGTTGCCCGCCTTCGGGCTGACCGCGACCACCGAGTTCGTCGACCGTGATCCGACGCGCAATCCGTGGGACACCGACTACTCGTGCGGCGCGTCGTCGGGTGGTTCGGCCGCGCTGGTCGCCGCCGGCGCGCTGCCCATCGCCCACGCCAACGACGGCGGCGGCTCGATCCGCATCCCCGCCGCGGCCTGCGGACTCGTCGGACTCAAACCGTCGCGCGATCGCGTGGCGCCGCCGAAAGAGGGCGAAGCCGCGCCCATCGACATCATCTCCAACGGCATCGTCAGCCGAACCGTCCGTGACACAGCGCATTTCATTGCCGACGCCGAGCGATTCCGCGCTGCACCCGGAATGCCGGCCGTCGGACTGGTGGAAGGGCCGGGGCAACGCCGGCTGCGCATCGCGCTGGTGACCGAACCACTGACCGGCCAGCTTCTCGACCCCGACACCCAGCGCGCGGTCACCGCGATCGCCGATCTCCTGGAGAATCTGGGTCACCGTACCGAGATGGTGCCGTTGCCCGTCGACCGTTCCTACGCAACACAATTCACCGACTACTGGGCACTGATGGCCTATTCGCTGGACCACTTCGGCAAACGGATCATTGACAAGGGCTTCGACCGGTCACAACTCGATCCCTTCACCCGCGGCCTGTCGCGGATGGCGCTACGACGGTTCTGGCGCATCCCGGGTGCAATCCGCGGTCTCAAGCGCTCGACAGCGGCCTTCCGTGGCATGTTCGACCGCTTCGAGCTGGTGCTCTCGCCGACGCTGGCCCACATCACCCCCGAGATTGGATATCTCGATCCCGCAGGCGATTTCGACGAGATCTTCGAGCGGCTCACCCGGTATGTCGCGTTCACCCCGGCCAACAACACCGCCGGGATGCCCGGCATCAGTCTGCCGCTCGCCCAGGACAATCGCGGACTGCCGATCGGTATCCACTTCTCCGCCGACGTCGGGCATGAGCGCACACTGCTCGAGATCGGCTTCGAACTCGAAGCGGCGCAACCGTTTGCGCGGATTCAGGATGCGGTTGGCTGA
- a CDS encoding solute symporter family protein, with the protein MNTQYLAATVGSPVANISIFLAFVAVTMVVVIRASKNNKSAADFFTGGRGFSGPQNGIAIAGDYLSAASFLGIAGAIAVYGYDGFLYSIGFLVAWLVALLLVAELLRNTGKFTMADVLSFRLKQRPVRLAAAISTLAVSLFYLLAQMAGAGGLVALLLDIESKTGQSIVIAVVGALMIVYVLVGGMKGTTWVQIIKAVLLLAGAAIMTFIVLAKFGFNMSSILGSAQDMISDSTSEKVASRDVLAPGAQYGGSFESQINFVSLAIALVLGTAGLPHVLMRFYTVPTAKEARRSVVWAIALIGAFYLFTLVLGYGAAALVGPDKILAAAGGQNAAAPLLAFEIGGVVLLGVISAVAFATILAVVAGLAITASASFAHDIYGSVIKRGQASEDDQVRVSRYTVVVLGIMGIILGILANGQNIAFLVALAFAIAAAANLPTIVYSLYWKRFNTRGALWSIYGGLGSTIILIIFSPAVSGSSSSMITGADFAWFPLSNPGIVSIPLGFALGIIGTFTSPADKGTPERNAEMEVRSLTGVGAEKAVAH; encoded by the coding sequence GTGAACACCCAGTATCTCGCTGCGACGGTCGGCAGTCCCGTCGCCAACATCTCGATCTTCCTCGCGTTCGTCGCGGTGACGATGGTCGTGGTCATCCGGGCGAGCAAGAACAACAAATCCGCCGCCGACTTCTTCACCGGCGGCCGCGGTTTCTCCGGCCCGCAGAACGGCATCGCCATCGCCGGCGACTACCTGTCGGCGGCGAGCTTCCTCGGCATCGCCGGGGCCATCGCCGTCTACGGCTACGACGGCTTCCTGTACTCCATCGGCTTCCTCGTCGCGTGGCTCGTCGCACTGTTGCTGGTGGCCGAATTGCTGCGCAACACAGGTAAATTCACGATGGCCGACGTGCTGAGCTTCCGGCTCAAGCAGCGTCCGGTGCGACTGGCCGCGGCCATCTCCACGCTCGCCGTCTCACTGTTCTACCTGCTGGCCCAGATGGCCGGCGCCGGCGGTCTCGTCGCCCTGTTGCTCGACATCGAGTCCAAGACCGGCCAGTCCATCGTCATCGCCGTCGTCGGCGCGCTCATGATCGTCTACGTGCTGGTCGGCGGGATGAAGGGCACCACCTGGGTGCAGATCATCAAAGCCGTGCTGCTGCTCGCCGGCGCCGCGATCATGACATTCATCGTGCTCGCCAAGTTCGGGTTCAACATGTCGTCGATCCTGGGTTCGGCCCAGGACATGATCAGCGATTCGACCAGCGAGAAGGTCGCCTCCCGTGACGTGCTCGCACCCGGCGCGCAGTATGGCGGGTCGTTCGAATCCCAGATCAACTTCGTGTCACTTGCCATCGCCCTGGTGCTGGGCACTGCGGGTCTGCCGCACGTGCTGATGCGCTTCTACACGGTGCCGACCGCCAAGGAAGCCCGACGCTCGGTGGTGTGGGCGATCGCCCTGATCGGCGCGTTCTACCTGTTCACGCTGGTCCTCGGCTATGGCGCCGCCGCCCTGGTGGGTCCGGACAAGATCCTGGCGGCCGCCGGTGGTCAGAACGCCGCGGCACCGCTCTTGGCCTTCGAGATCGGGGGCGTGGTGCTGCTGGGTGTGATCTCCGCGGTCGCCTTCGCGACCATCCTCGCGGTGGTCGCCGGGCTCGCCATCACCGCGTCGGCGTCCTTCGCGCACGACATCTACGGCAGTGTCATCAAACGTGGTCAGGCAAGTGAGGACGATCAGGTGCGCGTGTCCCGCTACACCGTGGTGGTGCTGGGCATCATGGGCATCATCCTGGGCATCCTGGCCAACGGCCAGAACATCGCCTTCCTGGTGGCCCTCGCGTTCGCCATCGCCGCTGCCGCGAACCTGCCGACCATCGTGTACTCGCTGTACTGGAAGCGGTTCAACACCCGCGGCGCGCTGTGGAGCATCTACGGCGGACTCGGCTCGACGATCATCCTGATCATCTTCTCCCCGGCCGTATCCGGGAGCTCGAGCTCGATGATCACCGGCGCCGATTTCGCCTGGTTCCCGCTGTCCAACCCGGGCATCGTGTCCATCCCGCTGGGCTTCGCCCTCGGCATCATCGGCACGTTCACCTCGCCGGCCGACAAGGGCACGCCGGAGCGCAACGCCGAGATGGAGGTTCGCTCCCTCACCGGCGTCGGTGCGGAAAAGGCTGTCGCCCACTAA
- a CDS encoding DUF485 domain-containing protein, whose product MTSVDQPPPQPPLPTGEQFVAMQASPEFQDLKRTLRRFVFPISAFFLAWYALYVLLGAFAHDFMATKVWGNINLGLILGLLQFVTTFVITGLYVRFANRDLDPKAEAIRAEMEDGVRP is encoded by the coding sequence GTGACATCCGTCGACCAACCACCACCGCAGCCCCCTCTACCCACCGGCGAGCAGTTCGTCGCGATGCAGGCCAGCCCGGAGTTCCAGGACCTCAAGCGCACCCTGCGCCGGTTCGTGTTCCCGATCTCCGCGTTCTTCCTCGCCTGGTATGCGCTGTATGTGCTGCTCGGCGCGTTCGCCCATGACTTCATGGCCACCAAGGTGTGGGGGAACATCAACCTCGGCCTGATCCTGGGGCTGCTGCAGTTCGTGACCACGTTCGTCATCACCGGGCTCTACGTCCGGTTCGCCAACCGCGACCTCGACCCCAAGGCCGAGGCCATCCGCGCCGAAATGGAAGACGGGGTACGTCCGTGA
- a CDS encoding PIN domain-containing protein, with protein MIRFAEAWITSQWVVQVTRRRLSTVRPAVDQRRRTVAGRATILERFAFVPMLSPGRDDDIAAADLRRLCRQAGVRLGTIDALIAALTIVHGHTLLTTDKDFVHAAPHIGLDVWSP; from the coding sequence GTGATCAGGTTTGCTGAGGCCTGGATCACATCGCAATGGGTGGTGCAGGTCACACGCCGAAGGTTGTCGACTGTGCGCCCGGCGGTCGATCAGCGCCGACGAACGGTCGCGGGCCGGGCCACGATCCTCGAGAGATTCGCTTTCGTGCCCATGCTCTCCCCCGGCCGAGACGACGATATCGCCGCAGCGGACCTCCGCCGCCTCTGTCGGCAAGCGGGAGTTCGGTTGGGCACGATCGACGCCCTCATCGCAGCGCTGACGATCGTCCACGGTCACACGCTGTTGACCACGGACAAGGATTTCGTCCATGCCGCGCCCCATATCGGACTCGACGTGTGGTCGCCGTAG
- a CDS encoding sodium/solute symporter: MNTHVDAFTAVALLAAAIATIAVGAYGGRFSRTTSDFLVASRAVGSRWNAAAVSGEYLSAASFLGVAGLVAKYGADALWYPVGFTAGYLGLLLFVAAPLRRSGAYTVPDFAEFRLSSRAVRTTAMVVVVVVCVLYLIPQFQGAGLTLNILIGVPVWVGAVAVGAIVIVNVVGGGMRSITFVQAFQYWLKLTAIAVPALVLLGVFASDRASFGEPAPPRVSVATTVDVTTDVLVTFGETTGIRVSGTLDGRAVTDAPITTTGQHHISAGSVISLDADAATPVIAGAPVTGEQWISPGRGLGGDHALYQVLSLIIATFLGTMGLPHVLVRFYTNPDGRTARRTALAVIALLSLFYLFPLLLGVFARLYVPQLLITGTADAAVLLLPSAAIGGIGGQILGALVAAGAIAAFLATSSGLLVSVAGALATDVLRGRVRDFRVAAIIGGVIPVGLSLAATSLELSRTVGLVFAVAASTLCPLLVLGIWWRGLTAPGAITGLIVGGVSSGVATSLAIAGVADDDALGGWPAVIIGYPAAVTVPLAFGTMVGVSLLTRRRLPADLSRTFARMHVPERLGMGIERLPED; the protein is encoded by the coding sequence GTGAATACGCACGTCGACGCGTTCACCGCGGTGGCGTTGCTGGCCGCGGCAATCGCCACCATCGCCGTCGGCGCCTACGGCGGACGGTTCTCCCGCACCACCTCCGACTTCCTGGTTGCCTCGCGCGCCGTCGGCTCGCGCTGGAACGCCGCCGCCGTCTCCGGTGAATATCTCTCGGCCGCATCGTTTCTCGGCGTCGCGGGGCTGGTGGCCAAGTACGGGGCCGACGCGCTGTGGTATCCAGTGGGGTTCACCGCCGGCTACCTTGGCCTACTGTTGTTCGTCGCCGCACCGCTACGGCGATCCGGCGCCTACACCGTGCCCGACTTCGCCGAGTTCCGGCTCTCGTCGCGAGCCGTCCGCACCACCGCGATGGTCGTCGTCGTGGTTGTCTGCGTGCTCTACCTGATCCCCCAGTTCCAGGGTGCCGGACTGACTCTCAACATCCTGATCGGTGTTCCGGTGTGGGTGGGGGCGGTGGCCGTCGGCGCCATCGTCATCGTCAACGTCGTCGGTGGCGGGATGCGCTCCATCACCTTCGTCCAGGCCTTCCAGTACTGGCTCAAGCTCACCGCGATCGCCGTTCCGGCGCTGGTCCTTTTGGGTGTGTTCGCCAGTGATCGAGCATCTTTCGGCGAGCCGGCACCTCCGCGGGTGAGCGTCGCGACGACCGTCGACGTCACCACCGACGTGTTGGTCACCTTCGGGGAGACCACGGGCATCCGCGTCTCCGGCACGCTCGACGGACGTGCGGTGACCGACGCGCCGATCACCACGACCGGGCAGCACCACATCTCGGCGGGCAGCGTCATCTCGCTGGATGCCGACGCCGCCACCCCGGTGATCGCCGGCGCCCCGGTGACCGGTGAACAGTGGATCTCACCGGGTCGGGGCCTCGGCGGCGATCACGCTCTCTACCAGGTGCTCTCGCTGATCATCGCGACCTTCCTCGGCACCATGGGACTGCCACATGTCCTGGTACGCTTCTACACCAACCCCGACGGACGCACGGCCCGCCGGACCGCGCTCGCCGTGATCGCCCTGCTCTCGCTGTTCTATCTGTTCCCGCTGCTGCTGGGCGTCTTCGCGCGACTGTACGTTCCGCAGCTGTTGATCACCGGCACCGCCGACGCTGCGGTGCTGCTGCTGCCGAGCGCGGCGATCGGCGGCATCGGCGGGCAGATCCTCGGTGCCCTCGTGGCCGCCGGCGCCATCGCCGCGTTCCTGGCGACATCGTCGGGCCTGCTGGTGTCGGTGGCCGGTGCGCTGGCCACCGACGTCCTACGGGGCCGGGTCCGCGACTTCCGGGTGGCCGCGATCATCGGCGGGGTCATCCCGGTCGGATTGTCGCTGGCGGCAACCTCATTGGAGTTGTCGCGGACCGTCGGACTCGTGTTCGCGGTGGCCGCATCGACCCTGTGTCCGCTACTCGTGCTCGGCATCTGGTGGCGCGGCCTGACGGCGCCCGGTGCCATCACCGGCCTGATCGTGGGCGGGGTGTCGTCCGGGGTGGCCACCAGCCTGGCCATCGCCGGTGTCGCCGACGACGACGCACTGGGCGGCTGGCCGGCGGTGATCATCGGCTATCCGGCCGCGGTCACCGTGCCGCTGGCCTTCGGCACCATGGTGGGCGTCAGCCTGCTCACCCGGCGTCGGCTTCCCGCCGATCTGTCGCGCACCTTCGCCCGGATGCATGTGCCCGAACGGCTCGGCATGGGTATCGAGCGGCTGCCCGAGGACTGA
- a CDS encoding DUF485 domain-containing protein, whose amino-acid sequence MTDPVPPRERVVLAARRGARTVRTRVEVQEQTEVGDTLVRGLMRAQLGLALRLGGSLLVLALAIPLLGIAFPALGEITVFGIRLHWIVLGVLLYPLIYFTGWLYVRFAEQAERDFMGVVDDDTDSPGPETPDPDTR is encoded by the coding sequence ATGACCGATCCCGTCCCGCCCCGCGAGCGGGTGGTCCTCGCCGCCCGACGCGGCGCCCGAACCGTCCGGACCCGCGTGGAGGTGCAGGAGCAGACCGAGGTTGGCGATACGCTGGTGCGTGGACTGATGCGGGCCCAACTCGGCCTGGCGCTGCGCCTCGGTGGCAGTCTGCTGGTGCTCGCGCTGGCGATCCCGTTGCTGGGTATCGCCTTTCCGGCCCTCGGTGAGATCACGGTCTTCGGTATCCGGTTGCACTGGATTGTGCTCGGCGTACTGCTTTATCCGCTCATCTATTTCACCGGATGGCTGTATGTGCGGTTCGCCGAGCAGGCCGAGCGGGACTTCATGGGCGTCGTCGACGATGACACCGACAGTCCCGGCCCCGAGACCCCCGACCCCGACACCCGGTGA
- a CDS encoding LytR/AlgR family response regulator transcription factor, protein MSATADGLVVLAVDDEPPALDELRYLLERQDEVATVLSASDATDALRQLNDHVVDAIFLDINMPGLSGLELAGVLGRYAAPPAIVFVTAHDDKAVDAFEVGAVDYLLKPLREERLAQAVVRVTGGREAPDNSEPQADNTSGPDTTVGSDEVIPVEMSGVTSLVRRDSISWVEAVGDYARLHADSGAHLVRIPLSTLESRWQEQGFARIHRSYLVRLTAVTGLRTTGSTTVVCVGENGRSEAVELPVSRRQLREIKDRIIRDPLRTYRSGDSGSRT, encoded by the coding sequence ATGAGCGCCACAGCCGACGGTCTGGTGGTCCTGGCCGTCGACGACGAGCCACCGGCACTCGACGAACTGCGCTACCTCCTCGAGCGTCAGGACGAGGTCGCCACGGTGCTGTCCGCGTCGGATGCCACCGACGCCCTGCGTCAACTCAACGACCACGTCGTGGATGCCATCTTCCTCGACATCAACATGCCCGGCCTGTCCGGCCTCGAACTCGCCGGCGTCCTCGGCCGGTATGCCGCACCGCCGGCGATCGTGTTCGTGACCGCCCACGACGACAAGGCCGTCGACGCCTTCGAGGTCGGCGCCGTCGACTATCTGCTCAAACCGCTGCGCGAGGAGCGCCTCGCGCAGGCCGTGGTGCGGGTGACCGGCGGCCGGGAGGCCCCGGATAACTCAGAACCGCAGGCAGACAACACATCCGGACCCGATACCACGGTTGGCTCCGACGAGGTGATTCCCGTCGAGATGAGCGGGGTCACCTCCCTGGTGCGACGCGACTCCATCTCCTGGGTCGAGGCCGTCGGCGACTACGCCCGCCTACACGCCGACTCCGGTGCCCACCTCGTCCGAATTCCGCTGTCCACCCTCGAATCCCGCTGGCAGGAACAGGGTTTCGCCCGCATCCACCGCTCCTACCTGGTCCGGCTCACGGCCGTCACCGGCCTCCGGACCACCGGTTCGACGACGGTGGTCTGCGTGGGTGAGAACGGCCGGTCCGAGGCGGTGGAACTGCCCGTCAGCCGGCGTCAGCTCCGCGAGATCAAGGACCGCATCATCCGGGATCCGTTGCGCACCTACCGCTCCGGCGACTCCGGGAGTCGGACATGA